The following are from one region of the Vibrio hyugaensis genome:
- a CDS encoding NADP-dependent oxidoreductase, translated as MEHKQIVITKFGDADVLAIQTAPTPSPQKGEILIKVAYSGINPIDVKTRAGLGWAAAQNKDNLPWVPGYDVSGKVASCGEGTSRFEVGDEVAGFIGFPTRGGGYSQYLCVPESALSRIPNSVTLEAAAALPLAGQTAAQALSKANVTEGDRVLILAGAGGVGHLAVQIAVATKAEVFTTCSERNLDYLATLGAHAVNYQFAPVSERVEDVDVLIDLVGGDVALDALKCLTDNARVITVPTITAELICEKAKLLGFDASGMLVEPDREQLDTLLYMVGVGLLKTEIQHVYPMSEVVDAHRQVESGRTRGKVLLDMTC; from the coding sequence ATGGAACACAAACAGATAGTGATTACTAAGTTTGGCGATGCAGATGTTCTCGCCATTCAAACCGCACCAACACCCTCACCTCAAAAGGGTGAAATCCTCATAAAAGTCGCCTATTCAGGCATTAATCCCATCGATGTGAAAACGCGCGCGGGGTTAGGTTGGGCGGCCGCACAAAATAAAGATAACCTTCCTTGGGTTCCGGGGTATGACGTTTCTGGCAAAGTGGCGTCTTGTGGTGAAGGGACGTCACGTTTTGAAGTCGGGGACGAGGTTGCTGGCTTCATTGGATTTCCAACTCGTGGTGGTGGTTACAGCCAATACCTTTGTGTTCCTGAATCAGCTCTTAGCCGCATTCCCAATTCAGTGACTTTAGAAGCTGCCGCTGCGCTTCCTCTGGCAGGGCAAACGGCGGCTCAAGCACTTAGCAAAGCGAATGTGACGGAAGGTGATCGCGTTTTAATTCTTGCTGGCGCTGGTGGTGTTGGGCATTTAGCCGTACAAATCGCCGTCGCGACAAAAGCGGAAGTCTTTACGACGTGCAGTGAGCGGAATTTAGACTATCTCGCGACACTTGGAGCACATGCAGTGAACTATCAATTTGCGCCAGTGTCAGAACGTGTTGAAGATGTGGATGTTTTGATCGATCTTGTCGGTGGTGATGTCGCTTTAGATGCTCTGAAATGCCTGACTGATAACGCCCGAGTGATCACCGTTCCGACCATAACGGCTGAGTTGATTTGTGAGAAAGCAAAACTGCTTGGTTTTGATGCCAGTGGCATGCTGGTGGAGCCGGATCGTGAACAGCTCGACACCTTACTTTATATGGTGGGGGTTGGCCTGCTAAAAACAGAAATTCAACATGTTTATCCGATGAGCGAGGTTGTGGATGCCCACAGGCAAGTTGAATCCGGACGGACACGAGGCAAGGTATTGCTTGATATGACATGCTAG
- a CDS encoding oxaloacetate decarboxylase subunit gamma has translation MTNIGSLLVDAATLMLTGMAVVFIFLTILVYLVRLLSRLVPEEVPEPIAAPQKNTNVQSTSSAVSPQVVAAISAAIHKHRASVAK, from the coding sequence ATGACGAATATAGGAAGCCTGCTAGTAGATGCGGCCACCCTAATGCTAACAGGGATGGCGGTCGTATTTATTTTCCTCACCATTCTAGTTTATCTCGTTCGGCTATTGTCGAGATTGGTACCGGAAGAAGTACCTGAGCCGATCGCAGCACCCCAAAAAAATACCAACGTTCAATCAACCTCTTCAGCTGTTAGTCCACAAGTAGTGGCGGCGATTTCGGCGGCGATTCATAAACATCGCGCCTCTGTCGCGAAGTAG
- a CDS encoding M16 family metallopeptidase yields the protein MRMFWVSACSLLVITGCASNAPVSSLPDGVTFVEASKAEEGKVKIPYQKYQLDNGLTVILAPEDSDPLVHVDVTYHVGSAREEIGKSGFAHFFEHMMFQGSENVGDQQHFKIITEAGGTLNGTTNRDRTNYFETVPANQLEKMLWLESDRMGFLLDAVSQHKFEIQRSTVKNERAQRYDNRPYGLIWERMAEALYPEGHPYSWQTIGYVEDLDRVDVNDLKAFFLRWYGPNNAVVTIGGDIDVEQTLEWVNKYFGSIPRGPEVDNAPKQPAKLAESKFITLEDRIQQPMVMIAWPTTYSGEASQTSLDTLSSVLGSGTNSVLYQDLVKTQKAVDAGAFHDCAELSCNFYVYAMGDSGDKGDLSKLYDELMASLNKFAKDGVTKDRLDQLKGQEEANAIFALESVKGKVTQLASNQTFFGQPDLIEKQLEQIRAVTPESVEKAYSDFIQGKNKVTLSVVPRGKTELAVKPATFVTPKRTLPEYQKITDDQLAYRRATDNFDRSVQPPVGAPVEVTMPKLYDIHFNNGSELLGTVSNETPTMMMQFSLPAGTRFVEEGKEGLAQLTAAMLQEGTTQHSVEEIQAELDKLGSVISVDATGYTTDISVSSLEKNLAPTLKIVEEMLLSPAFKEEDFERVKMQALEGLVYEHQKPSWMAAQASRQVLYGDSTFARPKEGTKAGVKALTLDDVRDFYAKHYTPQGAQIIAVGDINKADVEKQLTFWSNWKAEAAPLYSPQKVTPLGKQQIHLVDKPGAPQSVVMLVRQGMPYDATGDFYLGQLANFNLAGNFNSRINQNLREDKGYTYGAYGYFSGNAETGSVVFTAQVRADSTVASIIEMENELNEFSQSGMTDDELKFMRQAVGQKDALKYETPTQKAKLISDILKYDLDKDYLQQRNAIVEKVDKQTLNALAGKWFDPNDYQIVVVGDAKSLRPQLEKLGKDVEELEIIR from the coding sequence ATGAGAATGTTTTGGGTAAGCGCGTGTTCACTGTTGGTGATCACGGGCTGTGCATCAAACGCCCCAGTATCATCATTGCCTGATGGGGTTACTTTCGTTGAAGCGTCGAAAGCGGAAGAAGGCAAAGTTAAAATTCCATACCAGAAGTATCAACTAGACAACGGTTTAACGGTGATTCTGGCACCAGAGGACTCCGATCCACTTGTGCACGTTGATGTGACATACCATGTTGGTTCAGCACGAGAAGAAATTGGTAAATCTGGTTTTGCTCACTTCTTCGAACACATGATGTTCCAAGGTTCAGAGAACGTTGGTGACCAACAACATTTTAAGATCATTACTGAAGCGGGTGGTACTTTAAATGGTACAACTAACCGTGATCGCACCAACTACTTTGAAACTGTCCCTGCTAACCAACTTGAGAAAATGCTGTGGTTAGAATCGGATCGTATGGGCTTTTTGCTTGATGCCGTTTCGCAACACAAGTTCGAGATCCAGCGCTCAACAGTAAAAAATGAACGAGCCCAGCGCTACGACAACCGTCCGTATGGTTTGATTTGGGAGCGTATGGCTGAAGCGCTTTATCCTGAAGGTCATCCATATTCATGGCAAACCATTGGCTATGTGGAAGATCTCGATCGTGTTGACGTGAACGATCTGAAAGCCTTCTTCTTGCGTTGGTACGGTCCAAACAATGCCGTGGTGACTATTGGTGGTGATATTGATGTTGAACAGACGCTTGAGTGGGTGAACAAATACTTTGGCTCTATCCCTCGCGGCCCTGAAGTCGATAATGCGCCGAAACAACCAGCGAAGCTGGCAGAGAGTAAGTTCATCACGCTGGAGGACCGAATCCAACAGCCAATGGTAATGATTGCTTGGCCAACCACTTACAGCGGTGAAGCAAGCCAAACTTCGTTAGACACACTTTCTAGCGTATTAGGCAGCGGCACCAACAGTGTGCTCTACCAAGATTTAGTGAAGACACAAAAAGCAGTGGATGCGGGCGCATTCCATGATTGTGCTGAGCTGTCTTGTAACTTCTATGTTTACGCGATGGGCGATTCCGGTGACAAAGGGGACCTGTCCAAGCTTTATGATGAATTAATGGCATCGCTGAACAAATTTGCGAAAGATGGCGTGACAAAAGACCGTCTTGACCAACTAAAAGGTCAAGAAGAAGCGAATGCGATCTTTGCGCTGGAAAGCGTTAAAGGCAAGGTGACGCAACTTGCTTCCAACCAAACGTTCTTTGGCCAGCCTGATTTGATTGAGAAACAGCTTGAGCAGATCCGTGCAGTAACACCAGAATCAGTAGAAAAAGCTTACAGTGATTTTATCCAAGGGAAGAACAAAGTTACTTTGAGTGTGGTACCAAGAGGGAAAACAGAATTGGCAGTGAAACCTGCTACGTTTGTCACCCCCAAACGCACATTACCTGAATACCAAAAGATCACAGATGACCAGTTAGCCTACCGTCGTGCGACTGACAACTTCGATCGTTCTGTTCAGCCTCCGGTTGGTGCTCCAGTCGAAGTAACCATGCCCAAGCTTTACGACATCCATTTCAATAATGGTTCAGAGTTACTTGGTACGGTGAGCAATGAAACGCCAACCATGATGATGCAGTTCAGTCTCCCCGCAGGGACGCGTTTTGTTGAAGAAGGCAAGGAAGGTCTGGCACAGCTGACCGCAGCGATGCTGCAAGAAGGCACAACGCAACACAGTGTGGAAGAGATTCAAGCAGAGCTTGATAAACTAGGTAGTGTTATCTCTGTTGATGCGACGGGCTATACGACTGACATCAGTGTGTCCTCACTAGAGAAAAACCTAGCACCAACACTCAAGATTGTTGAAGAGATGTTGTTGTCGCCTGCATTTAAAGAAGAAGACTTTGAACGAGTGAAAATGCAAGCGTTAGAGGGCTTAGTTTACGAACATCAAAAACCAAGCTGGATGGCCGCGCAAGCCAGTCGCCAAGTTTTGTACGGTGATTCAACTTTTGCTCGTCCAAAAGAAGGCACCAAAGCCGGAGTAAAGGCGCTAACACTAGACGATGTTCGAGACTTCTATGCGAAGCACTATACACCGCAAGGAGCGCAGATCATTGCGGTGGGCGATATCAATAAAGCAGACGTAGAAAAACAACTGACGTTTTGGTCTAACTGGAAAGCGGAAGCTGCACCGTTGTATTCTCCGCAAAAAGTAACCCCTTTGGGTAAGCAACAAATTCACCTAGTGGATAAGCCTGGAGCGCCACAAAGTGTCGTGATGCTCGTACGCCAAGGTATGCCTTACGATGCGACTGGTGATTTTTACCTAGGTCAGCTAGCGAACTTTAATCTGGCGGGTAACTTCAATAGCCGTATCAACCAAAACCTTCGTGAAGACAAAGGCTACACTTATGGTGCCTATGGTTATTTCTCCGGTAATGCGGAAACTGGCTCGGTTGTTTTCACTGCACAAGTGCGTGCGGATTCAACGGTTGCGTCTATTATCGAGATGGAGAATGAGTTGAACGAGTTCTCACAATCGGGCATGACTGACGATGAATTGAAATTTATGCGCCAAGCGGTCGGTCAAAAAGATGCGCTGAAATATGAGACGCCAACACAGAAAGCGAAACTCATCAGTGATATTTTGAAATACGACTTAGATAAAGACTATTTACAGCAACGAAACGCTATTGTTGAGAAAGTTGATAAGCAGACTCTCAATGCTCTAGCCGGAAAATGGTTTGACCCGAACGACTATCAAATCGTGGTTGTCGGGGATGCAAAATCCCTTCGCCCTCAACTAGAAAAGTTAGGGAAAGACGTGGAAGAGCTTGAAATCATTCGATAG
- a CDS encoding YqaA family protein, whose translation MLEAFNAAFENLALWFSDSALWVLFITGFLSATLLPGGSEAGLIATLSLNQYSVTSIIIVATIGNTLGGLTNYWLGLWIPNKTKDEKHGHTALKWLSKYGYWGLFFSWLPVIGDPLCLAAGWLRMKFLPCVVLIFLGKAARYSLLAAIYLGLF comes from the coding sequence ATGCTAGAGGCATTTAATGCTGCCTTTGAAAACTTAGCACTATGGTTTTCTGACTCCGCATTATGGGTGTTGTTCATTACTGGATTTCTTAGCGCGACCCTCTTGCCGGGGGGCTCTGAAGCTGGATTGATCGCGACCCTCTCGTTAAATCAGTATTCCGTTACTTCCATCATTATTGTCGCCACGATTGGTAATACGCTTGGTGGATTGACCAACTATTGGCTTGGGCTTTGGATTCCAAATAAGACAAAAGATGAAAAACACGGCCATACGGCACTTAAGTGGCTGTCTAAGTATGGATATTGGGGATTGTTCTTTAGCTGGTTGCCTGTGATTGGTGACCCGCTATGTTTAGCGGCAGGATGGTTAAGGATGAAATTTCTGCCGTGTGTGGTTTTGATATTTTTAGGCAAAGCAGCAAGGTACTCCTTGTTAGCCGCCATTTATCTCGGTTTATTTTAA
- a CDS encoding transporter, which translates to MLGKTLISCTLGLVCVAQTANCSEGDDIPQRAQTVSDVIDRPGVLTPRGQWSFDTSLSYTQNSSNKVSVVGYTVLPTLIVGRIEVSDADRTTVTVGLTARYGLTNATELEVRLPYVYRNDQIATRPIQDGSNADVVNTTIDGGGMGDVELAIRHQFNFDSAPYWVGGLRVKSDTGRSPYDVSIDEGSNSFSDVPTGSGFWSFEPNISMIYPTDPAVLYASLSYIYNLEENVTVGDTKADVDLGDTIALAGGMGFSVNPDLSFSLGLSHKTILKSKVNGSSADDAKLLQLDALTFGVNYAFSPRASLNVSAQAGLTEDTPDFQLTIRVPFNL; encoded by the coding sequence ATTCCTCAACGGGCTCAGACCGTCAGTGATGTCATAGACCGCCCAGGAGTGCTCACACCGCGAGGGCAGTGGTCATTTGATACCTCACTCAGCTACACGCAAAACTCTTCAAATAAAGTCTCTGTGGTTGGTTATACCGTGTTGCCGACATTGATCGTGGGACGAATTGAGGTCAGTGATGCTGATAGAACTACAGTTACGGTTGGCTTAACCGCTCGCTATGGTTTGACCAACGCTACGGAATTGGAGGTTCGGTTGCCCTACGTTTATCGAAACGACCAGATTGCAACGCGACCTATTCAGGACGGTTCGAATGCTGACGTGGTCAATACAACAATCGATGGTGGCGGGATGGGAGATGTTGAGCTTGCGATTCGCCACCAGTTTAATTTTGATAGTGCACCTTATTGGGTCGGTGGTTTAAGAGTCAAATCCGATACAGGGCGTTCGCCTTACGATGTTTCTATAGACGAAGGCAGTAATTCCTTTAGTGATGTGCCGACGGGATCTGGTTTTTGGAGTTTTGAACCCAACATTTCAATGATCTACCCAACAGACCCAGCAGTGCTGTATGCAAGCCTGAGCTACATCTATAACTTGGAAGAGAATGTTACTGTTGGAGATACCAAAGCAGACGTTGATCTTGGTGATACCATTGCGTTAGCGGGAGGGATGGGCTTTTCCGTCAATCCAGACTTGTCTTTTTCGTTAGGATTAAGCCACAAAACGATTTTGAAAAGTAAAGTGAACGGCAGTTCGGCTGATGACGCGAAGTTACTTCAATTGGATGCACTGACGTTCGGTGTTAATTATGCCTTTAGCCCTAGAGCATCGCTCAATGTAAGTGCGCAAGCTGGATTAACCGAAGATACCCCAGATTTTCAATTAACGATTCGTGTGCCATTTAATCTGTAG
- a CDS encoding sodium ion-translocating decarboxylase subunit beta has protein sequence MDGLMTLWSETGIANFEFGQICMMLVGCALLFLAIKKGFEPLLLLPIGFGAILANIPNAGFTDPGGLLYYVYYIGIESGVFPLLIFMGVGAMTDFGALIANPKTLWLGAAAQFGIFATLFGAILLNYVPGMEFSMADASSIAIIGGADGPTAIFLASKLSPDLLGAIAVAAYSYMALVPIIQPPIMKALTTKEERQIKMAQLRHVGKWEKVLFPLAVLLMTILFLPSATPLVGMFCLGNLMREAGVVDRLSKTAQNELINIVTIFLGLGVGSKLQAEQFLNLETLGILGLGAVAFSIGTGAGVLMAKLLNKFSKEDINPLIGAAGVSAVPMAARVVNKVGLEANPQNFLLMHAMGPNVAGVLGSAVAAGILLALVG, from the coding sequence ATGGACGGATTGATGACCTTATGGTCAGAAACAGGGATCGCGAACTTTGAGTTCGGCCAAATCTGTATGATGTTGGTTGGCTGTGCACTGCTGTTTTTGGCGATCAAAAAAGGCTTTGAGCCATTGTTGCTATTGCCTATTGGTTTTGGTGCCATCTTGGCTAACATTCCAAATGCAGGCTTTACTGACCCAGGTGGCTTGCTTTACTACGTGTATTACATCGGGATCGAATCAGGTGTCTTCCCACTCTTGATCTTCATGGGTGTCGGTGCGATGACGGACTTTGGTGCCCTAATTGCGAACCCGAAAACGTTGTGGTTAGGGGCCGCTGCTCAGTTTGGTATTTTTGCGACACTATTTGGCGCGATTTTACTCAACTACGTTCCTGGTATGGAATTCTCCATGGCAGATGCATCGTCTATCGCCATCATTGGTGGTGCAGATGGACCTACGGCGATCTTCTTAGCAAGTAAGCTGTCTCCGGATCTACTTGGTGCGATCGCCGTTGCGGCATACAGCTACATGGCGTTGGTGCCGATTATCCAGCCACCGATCATGAAAGCACTTACGACCAAAGAAGAGCGTCAAATTAAGATGGCTCAACTGCGTCACGTCGGTAAGTGGGAAAAAGTACTGTTCCCACTTGCTGTGTTGCTGATGACAATTCTGTTCCTGCCATCGGCTACACCTTTGGTTGGTATGTTCTGTTTAGGCAACTTGATGCGTGAAGCGGGTGTGGTGGATCGTTTATCCAAAACCGCTCAAAACGAGCTGATCAACATCGTGACCATCTTCTTAGGTCTTGGTGTCGGCTCTAAACTGCAAGCTGAACAGTTCTTGAATCTAGAAACACTTGGCATTCTGGGTTTAGGCGCAGTGGCATTCAGTATCGGTACTGGTGCAGGTGTTCTGATGGCGAAGCTTCTCAACAAGTTCTCGAAAGAAGACATCAACCCACTTATCGGTGCTGCGGGTGTTTCTGCGGTACCAATGGCAGCTCGTGTTGTGAACAAAGTTGGCTTAGAAGCGAACCCACAAAACTTCCTGTTGATGCATGCGATGGGACCAAACGTAGCCGGAGTGCTTGGTTCCGCAGTTGCGGCTGGTATCTTGCTAGCGCTGGTAGGCTAA
- a CDS encoding C39 family peptidase, protein MKVWQNLPWLLLALSASANSLEFLPHRGHFSVPVKSYKEIVFGDVFRQQYDFSCGSAALASLLTYHYQTPSSEQDIFKSMYDKGDKEKIKEKGFSLLDMKVYLDSIGLNSDGFQVGLEKIRNVGVPGITLVNFDGYMHFVVIRGMNADSVILGDPSRGTMIMKYEEFEKYYQGIVLLIRNEAEMGRSGFITDDKFAIYHSSPLESGVQRDSLGVFSITLPVAGEN, encoded by the coding sequence ATGAAAGTTTGGCAAAACTTACCTTGGCTGTTGCTGGCTCTGTCAGCTTCAGCCAATTCATTGGAGTTTCTCCCTCATAGGGGACATTTTTCTGTGCCGGTTAAAAGCTACAAAGAAATCGTATTTGGTGATGTATTTCGTCAACAGTATGATTTCAGTTGTGGTTCAGCAGCACTGGCCTCTCTATTGACCTATCACTATCAAACCCCTTCGTCAGAACAAGATATTTTTAAGAGCATGTACGACAAGGGAGATAAAGAGAAGATCAAAGAGAAAGGCTTTTCTCTATTAGACATGAAAGTTTACCTCGATTCCATTGGACTTAACTCAGACGGCTTTCAAGTAGGATTAGAAAAGATTCGCAATGTTGGGGTCCCAGGGATCACGCTCGTCAATTTTGATGGCTACATGCACTTTGTCGTGATCAGAGGAATGAATGCGGATTCAGTGATCTTAGGTGATCCATCTCGAGGTACCATGATCATGAAGTATGAAGAGTTTGAGAAATATTATCAGGGGATCGTCTTACTGATCCGAAATGAAGCTGAGATGGGGCGTTCAGGGTTTATTACCGACGATAAGTTTGCCATTTATCATTCCTCTCCACTGGAAAGTGGCGTGCAAAGAGATTCACTCGGCGTGTTTAGCATTACGCTTCCCGTCGCCGGAGAAAATTAA
- the oadA gene encoding sodium-extruding oxaloacetate decarboxylase subunit alpha, whose product MSKPLAITDVVLRDAHQSLFATRMRIEDMLPIAAELDKVGYWSLETWGGATFDSCIRFLGEDPWERLRELKKAMPNTPMQMLLRGQNLLGYRHYADDVVEKFVERAHVNGMDVFRIFDAMNDVRNFQTAVKAAVDVGAHAQGTLSYTTSPVHNTETWVDLAKRLEDLGCHSLCIKDMSGLLKPYEAEELITRIKASCDVPLALHCHATTGLSTATAVKAVEAGIDILDTAISSMSCTYGHTPTETVVAMLQGTERDTNLKLDQIEPIAAYFREVRKKYAKWEGQLKGVDSRILIAQVPGGMLTNMEGQLKEQGAADRLDEVLEEIPRVREDLGFIPLVTPTSQIVGTQAVINVLTGERYKSITKETAGLLKGEYGAAPAALNADLQAKVLDGKEAITCRPADLLKPEMETLTVDLMEKAQSDGIKLASERLDDVLTYALFPQVGLKFLKNRDNPDAFEPAPTLESAKPAAPVAPVATGGVETYSVRVDGQVYEVEVGPQGQLASVTPNASAAPVQPSAPVAPANTSAEAVPAPLAGNIFKVNVQPGAEVAEGDVLLILEAMKMETEVRAARGGVVQELNVKEGDAVTVGSPLLSLA is encoded by the coding sequence ATGTCTAAACCACTAGCTATTACGGATGTGGTCCTTCGTGACGCCCATCAATCACTGTTTGCTACGCGTATGCGTATCGAAGATATGCTGCCTATCGCAGCGGAATTGGACAAAGTTGGTTACTGGTCATTAGAGACCTGGGGCGGCGCAACTTTTGATTCTTGTATTCGATTTCTGGGAGAAGACCCATGGGAGCGTCTACGTGAGTTAAAAAAAGCAATGCCAAACACGCCGATGCAAATGCTACTTCGTGGTCAAAACCTTTTAGGATACCGCCATTATGCTGATGACGTAGTAGAGAAGTTTGTTGAGCGTGCACACGTTAACGGGATGGATGTGTTCCGTATTTTCGACGCAATGAATGACGTACGAAACTTTCAAACGGCTGTTAAGGCTGCTGTGGATGTTGGTGCACATGCTCAGGGTACGCTGTCTTACACGACCAGCCCAGTGCATAACACAGAGACGTGGGTGGATTTAGCAAAACGCTTAGAAGACCTCGGTTGTCACTCTCTGTGTATCAAAGACATGTCTGGTTTGCTCAAGCCTTATGAAGCAGAAGAGCTGATCACTCGTATCAAAGCATCCTGTGATGTGCCACTAGCGCTTCACTGTCATGCAACGACGGGGTTATCAACGGCGACTGCTGTGAAGGCCGTAGAAGCCGGAATTGATATCCTTGATACCGCGATCTCTTCAATGAGTTGTACTTATGGCCATACGCCGACAGAAACTGTGGTAGCTATGTTGCAAGGTACAGAGCGTGATACCAACTTAAAACTGGACCAAATTGAGCCTATTGCGGCTTACTTCCGTGAAGTGCGCAAGAAGTACGCGAAATGGGAAGGGCAATTGAAAGGGGTGGATTCTCGTATCCTCATTGCTCAGGTTCCTGGTGGCATGTTAACTAACATGGAAGGCCAACTTAAAGAACAAGGGGCGGCAGACCGTCTTGATGAAGTTCTGGAAGAGATCCCACGCGTGCGTGAAGATCTTGGTTTTATACCCCTAGTAACACCAACCTCTCAGATCGTCGGCACTCAAGCCGTTATTAACGTGCTGACAGGTGAACGTTATAAGAGCATCACGAAAGAAACCGCAGGCTTACTAAAAGGCGAATACGGTGCAGCACCTGCCGCATTGAACGCAGATCTGCAAGCAAAAGTACTTGATGGAAAAGAGGCGATCACGTGTCGTCCTGCTGATCTATTGAAACCTGAAATGGAGACTCTCACTGTCGATTTGATGGAGAAAGCACAGTCTGATGGTATCAAGTTGGCAAGTGAGCGTTTGGATGACGTATTGACGTATGCTTTGTTCCCTCAAGTTGGTCTCAAATTCCTTAAGAACCGTGACAACCCAGATGCGTTTGAACCTGCTCCAACGCTAGAGTCAGCGAAACCAGCAGCTCCGGTAGCGCCAGTAGCAACCGGTGGTGTTGAGACTTATAGCGTTCGTGTGGATGGCCAAGTGTACGAAGTGGAAGTCGGCCCACAAGGACAGTTGGCGTCTGTTACTCCAAATGCTTCAGCGGCTCCAGTACAACCAAGTGCTCCCGTAGCTCCAGCAAATACTTCTGCGGAAGCAGTACCAGCACCGCTTGCCGGTAACATCTTTAAAGTGAATGTTCAGCCAGGCGCTGAAGTGGCTGAAGGGGATGTTCTGCTTATCTTAGAAGCGATGAAGATGGAAACCGAAGTTCGCGCGGCTCGTGGTGGCGTAGTGCAAGAGCTGAATGTGAAAGAAGGTGATGCCGTTACTGTTGGTTCACCGCTTCTGAGCTTAGCATAA
- a CDS encoding helix-turn-helix transcriptional regulator produces the protein MGTKHLLLLAENNLQTSLIERQLSTVTDVKVRTCLPEEAVFRSHTMSIDLVFIDYDFMRRLESRGLLPDFDLFGWSLMIHNVPSDQVDNELLRWKLLKGILLRSASVAHISESVEYIFQGGLWLPRVYLERLINNYRHSNISMDCQHDSLTSRERQILELLAYGISNQQIASQLFLSESTVKSHIYKLYKKLDVHCRHDAIKIVRMNGGLTTQ, from the coding sequence ATGGGAACCAAGCATCTTCTCCTACTAGCGGAGAATAATCTTCAAACCAGTCTAATAGAGAGGCAATTATCAACAGTAACTGATGTAAAAGTCAGAACGTGTTTACCAGAAGAGGCGGTATTTCGCAGTCATACCATGAGCATCGATCTTGTGTTCATTGACTATGACTTTATGAGGCGACTTGAATCCAGAGGTTTGTTACCTGATTTTGACTTGTTTGGTTGGTCGTTGATGATTCACAATGTACCAAGTGATCAAGTCGATAACGAATTATTACGCTGGAAGTTGCTCAAAGGGATCTTACTGCGAAGTGCTTCAGTGGCCCACATAAGCGAGAGTGTGGAATACATATTTCAAGGAGGATTGTGGCTACCGAGAGTCTACTTGGAAAGGTTAATCAACAACTACCGTCATTCGAATATTTCGATGGACTGTCAGCATGACTCATTGACCAGTCGTGAAAGACAAATTCTAGAGCTGCTGGCCTACGGTATATCGAATCAGCAGATCGCTTCACAGCTGTTTTTATCTGAGAGCACGGTGAAAAGTCATATTTATAAGTTGTACAAGAAACTCGATGTACATTGCCGTCATGATGCAATAAAGATAGTGCGAATGAATGGAGGTTTAACCACGCAATAA